A region from the Agrococcus sp. SL85 genome encodes:
- a CDS encoding sensor histidine kinase, with translation MSAAETRAAETSAAETQAAEPVASAATEDAARSRLDPRALRVDAILAISTSVLTGVPSAIMWVLAAVGTPGQWAFGALVGVAIAGAILVRRTRPVLALLALTGLAAVHVAIAAPMFPVWFGVLVVLYSAGRWSRWPGRLGALALALLAALLAATWLATAGGLAAAPGAMPSLTEVLRLVAFAWVPPMLLFSIAVLVGWGVAAVARSEAASSEAMASTRRADEQEERAALARDMHDVVAHSLAVVIAQANGARYTQDPAAKDASLEAIAGTAKQALGDVRLLLTQLRHSQAPDPVASLDGAHDLIDRIRASGLDVRLEELGTPVPLPRTADIAAYRILQEALTNALRHGDRSQPVHVRLQGVHGPQPGIVLDVHNRLRADPGVAGHGVRGMHERARLAGGDAWTGVQDGWFRVRAAFPAGAR, from the coding sequence GTGAGCGCCGCCGAGACCCGGGCCGCCGAGACCTCGGCAGCCGAGACTCAGGCCGCCGAGCCCGTGGCGTCGGCGGCGACCGAGGACGCCGCGCGGTCGCGCCTCGATCCGCGCGCGCTCCGCGTCGACGCGATCCTCGCGATCAGCACCTCCGTCCTCACGGGCGTGCCGAGCGCGATCATGTGGGTGCTCGCCGCGGTCGGCACGCCGGGGCAGTGGGCCTTCGGGGCGCTCGTGGGCGTCGCGATCGCGGGCGCGATCCTCGTCCGCCGCACGCGCCCCGTGCTCGCGCTCCTCGCGCTCACCGGGCTCGCGGCCGTGCACGTCGCGATCGCCGCGCCGATGTTCCCGGTCTGGTTCGGCGTGCTCGTCGTGCTCTACTCGGCCGGCCGCTGGAGCCGCTGGCCCGGCCGCCTCGGCGCGCTCGCGCTCGCGCTCCTCGCCGCGCTCCTGGCGGCGACGTGGCTCGCGACCGCCGGCGGGCTCGCGGCGGCGCCCGGCGCCATGCCGAGCCTCACCGAGGTCCTGCGGCTCGTCGCCTTCGCGTGGGTGCCGCCCATGCTCCTGTTCTCGATCGCGGTGCTCGTCGGCTGGGGCGTCGCCGCCGTGGCGCGCTCGGAGGCCGCCTCGAGCGAGGCGATGGCCTCGACCCGTCGCGCCGACGAGCAGGAGGAGCGCGCCGCGCTCGCGCGCGACATGCACGACGTCGTCGCCCACTCGCTCGCCGTGGTCATCGCCCAGGCCAACGGCGCCCGCTACACGCAGGATCCTGCGGCGAAGGACGCGAGCCTCGAGGCGATCGCCGGCACCGCCAAGCAGGCGCTCGGCGACGTGCGCCTGCTGCTCACGCAGCTGCGCCACAGCCAGGCGCCCGACCCCGTCGCCTCGCTCGACGGCGCCCACGACCTCATCGACCGCATCCGCGCCTCCGGGCTCGACGTGCGGCTCGAGGAGCTCGGCACCCCCGTGCCGCTGCCGCGCACGGCGGACATCGCCGCCTACCGGATCCTGCAGGAGGCGCTCACGAACGCGCTGCGCCACGGCGACCGCTCGCAGCCCGTGCACGTGCGGCTGCAGGGCGTGCACGGGCCGCAGCCGGGCATCGTGCTCGACGTGCACAACCGGCTCCGCGCCGACCCCGGGGTCGCCGGCCACGGCGTGCGCGGCATGCACGAGCGCGCGCGCCTGGCGGGCGGCGATGCGTGGACGGGCGTGCAGGACGGCTGGTTCCGCGTGCGGGCCGCGTTCCCGGCGGGCGCGCGGTGA
- the ybeY gene encoding rRNA maturation RNase YbeY has product MSIDLLNESGHEVDEAQLVRLIAFDLDRLFVHPDAEVSVVLVDVAAMEQLHVQWMDEPGPTDVLSFPMDELRPGSPERPTPPGLLGDIVLCPEVAQAQAVEAGHPLMAELRLLTTHGLLHLLGFDHAEPAERDEMFGLQDQLLAGFAAHEAGAPGRAG; this is encoded by the coding sequence ATGTCGATCGACCTGCTCAACGAGTCCGGCCACGAGGTCGACGAGGCGCAGCTCGTGCGCCTCATCGCCTTCGACCTCGACCGGCTCTTCGTGCACCCCGACGCCGAGGTGTCGGTCGTGCTCGTCGACGTCGCTGCGATGGAGCAGCTGCACGTGCAGTGGATGGACGAGCCCGGCCCCACCGACGTGCTCTCGTTCCCGATGGACGAGCTGCGCCCCGGCTCGCCCGAGCGACCCACGCCTCCGGGGCTGCTCGGCGACATCGTGCTCTGCCCGGAGGTCGCGCAGGCCCAGGCGGTCGAGGCCGGCCACCCGCTCATGGCGGAGCTGCGCCTCCTGACCACCCACGGACTGCTGCACCTGCTGGGCTTCGACCACGCGGAGCCCGCCGAGCGCGACGAGATGTTCGGCCTGCAGGACCAGCTGCTCGCGGGCTTCGCCGCGCACGAGGCGGGCGCGCCCGGGCGCGCCGGCTGA
- a CDS encoding isoprenyl transferase, translated as MARIGRHDPSETLRPVDWTGEQPPAYAPGTVPAHVAIIMDGNGRWANQRGLTRTQGHAAGEAVLLDVVAGALQAGVRHLSVYAFSTENWKRSPDEVRFLMGFNKDVLRRRRDQLDAWGVRVRWAGRRPRLWASVIRELEEAERRTAGNDRMTLQMCVNYGGTMEIADAVRSIADDVAAGRLKPSGVTDRLVRSRMYNPDVPDVDLYIRSSGEQRISNFLTLQGAYAEMVFLDRLWPDFTRQDLWRALDVYTGRDRRFGGAVDAPEPDA; from the coding sequence ATGGCGAGGATCGGCAGGCACGACCCGAGCGAGACGCTGCGACCCGTCGACTGGACGGGCGAGCAGCCGCCCGCGTACGCGCCCGGGACGGTGCCCGCGCACGTCGCGATCATCATGGACGGCAACGGCCGCTGGGCGAACCAGCGCGGCCTCACGCGCACGCAGGGGCACGCGGCGGGCGAGGCGGTGCTGCTCGACGTCGTCGCCGGCGCGCTGCAGGCGGGCGTGCGGCACCTCTCGGTCTACGCCTTCTCGACCGAGAACTGGAAGCGCAGCCCCGACGAGGTGCGGTTCCTCATGGGCTTCAACAAGGACGTGCTGCGCCGCCGCCGCGATCAGCTCGACGCCTGGGGCGTGCGCGTGCGCTGGGCGGGCCGGCGTCCGAGGCTGTGGGCCTCGGTCATCAGGGAGCTCGAGGAGGCGGAGCGCCGCACCGCGGGCAACGACCGGATGACGCTGCAGATGTGCGTCAACTACGGCGGCACGATGGAGATCGCGGATGCGGTGCGCTCCATCGCCGACGACGTCGCGGCGGGGCGGCTCAAGCCCTCCGGCGTCACCGACCGGCTCGTGCGCTCGCGCATGTACAACCCCGACGTGCCCGACGTCGACCTCTACATCCGCTCCTCGGGCGAGCAGCGGATCTCGAACTTCCTGACGCTCCAGGGCGCCTACGCCGAGATGGTCTTCCTCGACCGGCTGTGGCCCGACTTCACGCGGCAGGACCTCTGGCGCGCGCTCGACGTCTACACGGGACGCGACCGTCGCTTCGGCGGCGCTGTGGACGCGCCCGAGCCTGACGCGTGA
- the recO gene encoding DNA repair protein RecO, translating into MPTYRDEGVVLRTHLLGEADRIVTLLTREHGKVRAVARGVRRTSSRFGARLEPFMVADLQLAVGRSLDIVTQAVTLGAYAPEIVADYRAYTAATAMVETADRLTEEDASRQQYLLLVGALRSLSRREHDPSMTLDAYLLRALSVAGWAPSFGDCAVTGAPGPHRAFSPQLGGMVCDEAAPPGAMRIDPGTLLLLAALLTGDWETADASPQGVRERASGAVGAYVQWHLERGLRSLEHVDRGGR; encoded by the coding sequence GTGCCCACCTACCGCGACGAGGGGGTCGTCCTCCGCACCCACCTGCTGGGGGAGGCCGACCGCATCGTGACGCTGCTCACCCGTGAGCACGGCAAGGTGCGGGCCGTGGCGCGCGGCGTGCGCCGCACCTCGTCGCGGTTCGGCGCGCGGCTCGAGCCGTTCATGGTCGCCGACCTGCAGCTCGCGGTGGGCCGCAGCCTCGACATCGTGACGCAGGCCGTGACGCTCGGCGCCTACGCGCCCGAGATCGTCGCCGACTACCGCGCCTACACCGCGGCGACGGCGATGGTCGAGACCGCCGACCGGCTCACCGAGGAGGACGCCTCGCGGCAGCAGTACCTGCTGCTCGTCGGCGCCCTGCGCAGCCTCTCGCGCCGCGAGCACGACCCCTCGATGACGCTCGACGCCTACCTGCTGCGGGCGCTCTCGGTCGCGGGGTGGGCGCCCTCGTTCGGCGACTGCGCCGTGACGGGGGCGCCGGGCCCGCATCGCGCGTTCTCGCCGCAGCTCGGCGGCATGGTCTGCGACGAGGCGGCGCCGCCGGGGGCGATGCGCATCGATCCCGGCACGCTGCTGCTGCTCGCCGCGCTCCTCACGGGCGACTGGGAGACCGCGGACGCGAGCCCGCAGGGCGTGCGCGAGCGGGCCTCCGGCGCCGTCGGCGCCTATGTGCAGTGGCACCTGGAGCGGGGCCTGCGCAGCCTCGAGCACGTCGACCGGGGAGGTCGCTGA
- a CDS encoding FtsX-like permease family protein, with protein MTAVAAAPARAAADPSAGSSTGISLAFAVTALAAAFGTALSTVMEHAALAIYGDAFIAGSGTGRLMLALAGVLLIGTSVVVGAIVARQALTGAVEDRRAEIALRRLLGASARAERRRVLSRFAQVGIGGAALGWAVGVLAAMPVEALLASLPDGLPLSGLSPIVPAALVPPAAVLVAAVGAAWLATRAVLVVSPIEALRDSGVDIETTGPRRGRRGPLVALALGSALLAGAVVLGALTPLAVLVGFAGGVVLVVGIVGIAPVAAPPLVALAARTMGRSVPARVARGSLATHPGRTASLVLALFVGAAVVTMMVTAGASLTTAALTIERDPVFRAELASVLLGATTIVSAIVGFSAVLGVLGFVAAMLLAVRRRTREIGLLRALGLRRGHAMRMLLAEAGAITAVAVAAGFAVGALLGWIGVQSMVGSVRGIASTAPTIPWLLPVGLLVAGLAVAVAARLARGSAREPHPAARGRRRGLSGAPRAAPEAGCPAGIRPRAYSEGMHSARLLLRRRGEA; from the coding sequence GTGACCGCGGTCGCCGCCGCGCCCGCGCGCGCCGCCGCAGACCCATCGGCCGGCTCGAGCACGGGCATCAGCCTCGCCTTCGCCGTCACAGCGCTCGCGGCGGCCTTCGGCACGGCCCTCTCGACCGTCATGGAGCACGCGGCGCTGGCGATCTACGGCGACGCCTTCATCGCCGGCTCCGGCACCGGGCGCCTCATGCTCGCGCTCGCCGGCGTGCTGCTCATCGGCACCTCCGTGGTCGTGGGCGCGATCGTGGCCCGCCAGGCGCTCACGGGCGCGGTGGAGGACCGCCGCGCCGAGATCGCGCTCCGCCGGCTGCTCGGGGCGTCGGCGCGGGCGGAGCGGCGCCGGGTGCTCTCGCGCTTCGCGCAGGTCGGGATCGGCGGCGCCGCGCTCGGCTGGGCGGTCGGCGTGCTCGCCGCGATGCCCGTCGAGGCGCTGCTCGCGTCGCTCCCGGACGGCCTGCCGCTCTCGGGGCTCTCGCCGATCGTGCCCGCGGCGCTCGTGCCGCCCGCCGCCGTGCTCGTCGCCGCCGTCGGCGCGGCCTGGCTCGCGACCCGCGCGGTGCTCGTCGTCTCGCCGATCGAGGCGCTCCGGGACTCGGGGGTCGACATCGAGACGACGGGGCCGCGGCGCGGGCGTCGCGGCCCGCTCGTCGCGCTCGCGCTCGGCTCGGCGCTCCTCGCGGGCGCGGTGGTGCTCGGTGCGCTGACGCCGCTCGCCGTGCTCGTCGGCTTCGCGGGCGGCGTGGTGCTCGTCGTCGGCATCGTGGGCATCGCGCCGGTCGCGGCGCCGCCGCTCGTCGCGCTCGCGGCGCGCACGATGGGGCGCTCGGTCCCGGCGCGCGTCGCGCGCGGCAGCCTCGCCACCCACCCCGGCCGCACCGCCTCGCTCGTGCTCGCGCTCTTCGTCGGCGCCGCGGTCGTGACGATGATGGTGACGGCGGGCGCCTCGCTCACGACCGCCGCCCTCACGATCGAGCGCGACCCGGTCTTCCGCGCCGAGCTCGCGTCGGTGCTGCTCGGCGCCACGACGATCGTGTCCGCGATCGTCGGCTTCTCGGCCGTGCTCGGCGTGCTCGGCTTCGTCGCGGCCATGCTCCTCGCCGTGCGCCGGCGCACGCGGGAGATCGGGCTGCTCCGCGCCCTGGGGCTGCGCAGGGGGCACGCGATGCGCATGCTGCTCGCGGAGGCGGGTGCCATCACCGCCGTCGCCGTAGCGGCCGGCTTCGCCGTCGGCGCGCTGCTCGGCTGGATCGGCGTGCAGTCGATGGTCGGGTCGGTGCGCGGCATCGCCTCGACCGCGCCGACGATCCCGTGGCTGCTCCCCGTCGGGCTGCTCGTGGCGGGCCTCGCGGTGGCCGTCGCTGCCAGGCTGGCCCGCGGGTCGGCGCGCGAGCCGCATCCCGCCGCTCGCGGCCGTCGCCGAGGACTGAGCGGGGCGCCGCGAGCCGCGCCCGAGGCCGGATGCCCAGCCGGCATCCGGCCTCGGGCGTATAGTGAGGGCATGCACAGCGCGCGGCTCCTCCTTCGTCGCCGCGGCGAGGCCTGA
- a CDS encoding hemolysin family protein: MFELLLFAAAALLIAFGAWLAACDAALGVVSRAELAELAAGSRRSSSIAAIADDLRGHVMTLQFGRIVCETVAAVLITLALDSLLVEWWITLLVAGGAMIVISFVLVGTSPRAVGRTHALGLLRASAGFVRFWRILMGPIASLVVTVGDKVTPGRQRETAFTTEAQLLSMVDAAAESDVLEDDDRELIHSIFEFNATLVREVMVPRPDMITIERDVTAGEALRQFLDNGLSRMPVVGESTDEIVGILYLRDVVRSRTWRPDEVELAEQLARPAILVPESKKADDTLALMQAERMHVAMVVDEYGGIAGLVTLEDLVEELVGEIRDEHDRGRREAIEAGEGVWLVSARLQIDELGDLFDLQLEDEDVDTVGGLVQKELGRISEVGDVVHVGGLRIEVRSIDGRGRSTGEMEVSRLPEPELVEEGAE, from the coding sequence ATGTTCGAGCTGCTGCTGTTCGCGGCCGCGGCGCTGCTCATCGCCTTCGGCGCCTGGCTCGCCGCGTGCGACGCCGCGCTCGGCGTCGTCTCCCGCGCCGAGCTCGCCGAGCTCGCGGCGGGGTCGCGCCGCTCGTCGTCGATCGCGGCGATCGCCGACGACCTGCGCGGCCACGTCATGACGCTGCAGTTCGGGCGCATCGTGTGCGAGACGGTCGCGGCCGTGCTCATCACGCTCGCGCTCGACTCGCTGCTCGTGGAGTGGTGGATCACGCTGCTCGTCGCGGGCGGCGCCATGATCGTCATCTCGTTCGTGCTCGTCGGCACGAGCCCGCGCGCCGTCGGCCGCACCCACGCGCTCGGCCTCCTCCGCGCCTCCGCGGGCTTCGTGCGCTTCTGGCGCATCCTCATGGGGCCGATCGCGAGCCTCGTCGTCACCGTCGGCGACAAGGTGACGCCCGGCCGCCAGCGCGAGACGGCGTTCACGACCGAGGCGCAGCTGCTGTCGATGGTCGACGCCGCCGCGGAGTCGGACGTGCTCGAGGACGACGACCGCGAGCTCATCCACTCGATCTTCGAGTTCAACGCGACGCTCGTGCGCGAGGTGATGGTGCCGCGTCCCGACATGATCACGATCGAGCGCGACGTGACCGCGGGCGAGGCGCTGCGGCAGTTCCTCGACAACGGGCTCTCGCGCATGCCCGTGGTGGGGGAGTCGACCGACGAGATCGTCGGCATCCTGTACCTGCGCGACGTCGTCCGCTCGCGCACCTGGCGGCCCGACGAGGTCGAGCTCGCCGAGCAGCTCGCGCGCCCCGCGATCCTCGTGCCCGAGTCGAAGAAGGCCGACGACACGCTCGCGCTCATGCAGGCGGAGCGGATGCACGTGGCGATGGTCGTCGACGAGTACGGCGGCATCGCGGGCCTCGTCACGCTCGAGGACCTCGTGGAGGAGCTCGTGGGCGAGATCCGGGACGAGCACGACCGCGGCCGCCGCGAGGCGATCGAGGCGGGGGAGGGCGTGTGGCTCGTCTCCGCGCGCCTCCAGATCGACGAGCTGGGCGACCTGTTCGACCTGCAGCTCGAGGACGAGGACGTCGACACGGTCGGCGGGCTCGTGCAGAAGGAGCTCGGGCGCATCTCCGAGGTGGGCGACGTCGTCCACGTCGGGGGCCTGCGCATCGAGGTGCGCTCGATCGACGGCCGCGGCCGCTCGACGGGCGAGATGGAGGTCTCGCGGCTCCCGGAGCCCGAGCTCGTGGAGGAGGGCGCCGAGTGA
- the leuA gene encoding 2-isopropylmalate synthase: MKNMQQPSGMPHHRYVPYHEQIRVELPDRTWPSKRIERAPRWCAVDLRDGNQALIDPMTPDRKLLMFQLLVRMGYKEIEVGFPSASQTDFDFVRQLIDDDLIPEDVTIQVLTQCRDHLIRRTFEAIDGARQAIVHIYNSTSVLQRDVVFRSDREGVKQIAVDGAKLCLELEGMLRDTKVFYEYSPESYTGTELDYAVEVCNAIIEVLDARPERPVIINLPATVEMATPNVYADSIEWMHRHLARRESVILSLHPHNDRGTGVAAAELGYLAGADRIEGCLFGNGERTGNVDLVALGLNLFTQGIDPEIDFSDLDEIRRVAEHCNQLKVHERSPWAGDLVYTAFSGSHQDAIKKGFERMATDAAAQGRSVDESTWAVPYLPIDPKDVGRSYEAVIRVNSQSGKGGVAYLLKADHGLDLPRRLQIEFSNIVQARTDSEGGEVTSDAIWSIFGDEYLPNPSREAEDQWGRFELREVSSTSSLGGETRLTVVLRDEQTLRDVEASGNGPIDALLSLLRAEGVEVSLLDYVEHTLAAGQDAQAASYVELELGGERFWGVGIDHSTTHASLRAIVSAVNRGLRARVDQHATATA; the protein is encoded by the coding sequence ATGAAGAACATGCAGCAGCCCTCGGGGATGCCCCACCACCGGTACGTGCCGTACCACGAGCAGATCCGGGTCGAGCTCCCGGACCGCACCTGGCCGTCGAAGCGCATCGAGCGCGCGCCCCGCTGGTGCGCCGTCGACCTGCGCGACGGCAACCAGGCGCTCATCGACCCGATGACGCCCGACCGCAAGCTGCTGATGTTCCAGCTGCTCGTGCGGATGGGTTACAAGGAGATCGAGGTCGGCTTCCCGTCGGCGAGCCAGACGGACTTCGACTTCGTCCGCCAGCTCATCGACGACGACCTCATCCCCGAGGACGTCACGATCCAGGTGCTCACGCAGTGCCGCGACCACCTCATCCGCCGCACCTTCGAGGCGATCGACGGCGCGCGGCAGGCGATCGTGCACATCTACAACTCCACGAGCGTCCTGCAGCGCGACGTCGTCTTCCGCAGCGACCGCGAGGGCGTCAAGCAGATCGCGGTCGACGGCGCCAAGCTGTGCCTCGAGCTCGAGGGCATGCTCCGGGACACGAAGGTCTTCTACGAGTACAGCCCCGAGTCGTACACGGGCACCGAGCTCGACTACGCCGTCGAGGTCTGCAACGCCATCATCGAGGTGCTCGACGCCCGCCCCGAGCGGCCCGTCATCATCAACCTGCCGGCGACGGTCGAGATGGCGACGCCCAATGTCTACGCCGACTCGATCGAGTGGATGCACCGCCACCTCGCGCGCCGCGAGTCGGTCATCCTCTCGCTGCACCCGCACAACGACCGCGGCACGGGCGTCGCGGCCGCCGAGCTTGGCTACCTGGCCGGCGCCGACCGCATCGAGGGCTGCTTGTTCGGCAACGGCGAGCGCACCGGCAACGTCGACCTCGTCGCGCTGGGCCTCAACCTCTTCACGCAGGGCATCGACCCCGAGATCGACTTCTCCGACCTCGACGAGATCCGCCGCGTCGCCGAGCACTGCAACCAGCTCAAGGTGCACGAGCGCAGCCCCTGGGCGGGCGACCTCGTCTACACCGCCTTCTCGGGCTCCCACCAGGACGCCATCAAGAAGGGCTTCGAGCGCATGGCCACCGACGCCGCGGCGCAGGGCAGGAGCGTCGACGAGAGCACGTGGGCGGTGCCGTACCTGCCGATCGACCCGAAGGACGTCGGCCGCTCGTACGAGGCGGTCATCCGCGTCAACTCGCAGTCGGGCAAGGGCGGCGTCGCCTACCTGCTGAAGGCCGACCACGGCCTCGACCTGCCGCGCCGCCTGCAGATCGAGTTCTCGAACATCGTGCAGGCCCGCACCGACAGCGAGGGCGGCGAGGTCACGAGCGACGCGATCTGGTCGATCTTCGGCGACGAGTACCTGCCGAACCCCTCGCGCGAGGCCGAGGACCAGTGGGGCCGGTTCGAGCTCCGCGAGGTCTCGTCGACCTCCTCGCTCGGGGGCGAGACGCGCCTCACGGTCGTGCTGCGCGACGAGCAGACGCTGCGCGACGTCGAGGCCTCGGGCAACGGCCCGATCGACGCGCTGCTGTCGCTGCTGCGCGCCGAGGGCGTCGAGGTCTCGCTCCTCGACTACGTCGAGCACACGCTCGCCGCGGGCCAGGACGCGCAGGCCGCCTCCTACGTCGAGCTCGAGCTGGGCGGCGAGCGGTTCTGGGGCGTCGGCATCGACCACTCCACGACGCACGCGTCGCTGCGCGCGATCGTCTCGGCGGTCAACCGCGGGCTGCGCGCCCGCGTCGACCAGCACGCGACCGCGACCGCCTGA
- a CDS encoding response regulator codes for MAPVIRVLIVDDQALFRGGIRMLLESQPDMTCVGEAADGAQAVRLADEQQPDVILMDVRMPVLDGIAATARIVQARPESRVVVLTTFDLDEAAARAIRAGASGFILKDAEPELVLAAVRTVHAGNEVVAASATRELFKAFGAQRRQVPPAFAALTEREREIFGLAAKGLSNTEIARSEFVSEATVKTHVSRVLGKLGLRDRVQLVVFAYEHGLVGDQPRG; via the coding sequence ATCGCTCCCGTGATCCGCGTGCTCATCGTCGACGACCAGGCGCTCTTCCGAGGCGGCATCCGGATGCTGCTGGAGTCGCAGCCCGACATGACGTGCGTGGGCGAGGCCGCCGACGGCGCGCAGGCCGTGCGGCTCGCCGACGAGCAGCAGCCCGACGTCATCCTCATGGACGTGCGCATGCCCGTGCTCGACGGCATCGCCGCCACCGCCCGGATCGTGCAGGCGCGGCCCGAGTCGCGGGTCGTCGTGCTCACGACCTTCGACCTCGACGAGGCGGCCGCGCGCGCGATCCGCGCCGGCGCCTCCGGCTTCATCCTCAAGGACGCCGAGCCCGAGCTCGTGCTCGCGGCCGTCCGCACGGTGCACGCGGGCAACGAGGTCGTGGCGGCGAGCGCGACGCGCGAGCTGTTCAAGGCCTTCGGCGCGCAGCGCCGGCAGGTGCCGCCCGCCTTCGCGGCGCTCACCGAGCGCGAGCGCGAGATCTTCGGGCTCGCGGCCAAGGGGCTCTCGAACACCGAGATCGCCCGCAGCGAGTTCGTGTCGGAGGCGACGGTCAAGACCCACGTCTCGCGCGTGCTGGGGAAGCTCGGCCTCCGCGACCGCGTGCAGCTCGTGGTGTTCGCCTACGAGCACGGCCTCGTCGGGGATCAGCCTCGAGGATGA
- the era gene encoding GTPase Era: protein MSDQQHRSGFVTFVGRPNAGKSTLMNALVGEKIAITSSKPQTTRHAIRGVVHRDDAQLVIVDTPGMHKPRTLLGKRLNAVVQTTLGDVDVICLCIPADEPIGPGDRFIDQQLDGFPRARKIAIVTKTDAASKQRVAEQLLAVAELREWDAVVPLSSLRGTQLDVLVDQLVALLPEGEPLYEAATTTEEPLSVRIAELVREAALEGVRDELPHSIMVTVDDIVEREDRDLVDVYANLWVERDSQKGIIIGKGGSRLRQVGADARAEIERIVGAQVHLDLRVKVAKEWQGDPKQLGRFGF from the coding sequence GTGAGCGACCAGCAGCACCGCAGCGGATTCGTGACGTTCGTCGGCCGGCCGAACGCCGGCAAGTCGACGCTCATGAACGCGCTCGTCGGCGAGAAGATCGCCATCACGTCGTCGAAGCCGCAGACGACGCGGCACGCGATCCGCGGTGTCGTGCACCGCGACGACGCGCAGCTCGTCATCGTCGACACCCCCGGCATGCACAAGCCCCGCACGTTGCTCGGCAAGCGGCTGAACGCGGTGGTGCAGACGACGCTCGGCGACGTCGACGTCATCTGCCTCTGCATCCCCGCCGACGAGCCCATCGGCCCCGGCGACCGCTTCATCGACCAGCAGCTCGACGGCTTCCCGCGCGCGAGGAAGATCGCGATCGTGACGAAGACCGACGCCGCGTCGAAGCAGCGCGTCGCCGAGCAGCTGCTCGCCGTCGCCGAGCTGCGGGAGTGGGACGCGGTCGTGCCGCTCTCGTCGCTCCGCGGCACGCAGCTCGACGTGCTCGTCGACCAGCTCGTGGCGCTCCTGCCCGAGGGCGAGCCGCTCTACGAGGCCGCGACGACCACCGAGGAGCCGCTCTCGGTGCGCATCGCCGAGCTCGTGCGGGAGGCGGCGCTCGAGGGCGTGCGCGACGAGCTGCCGCACTCGATCATGGTGACGGTCGACGACATCGTCGAGCGCGAGGACCGCGACCTCGTCGACGTCTACGCGAACCTCTGGGTCGAGCGCGACAGCCAGAAGGGCATCATCATCGGCAAGGGCGGCTCGCGCCTGCGCCAGGTGGGTGCGGATGCGCGGGCCGAGATCGAGCGCATCGTCGGCGCGCAGGTGCACCTCGACCTCCGCGTGAAGGTCGCGAAGGAGTGGCAGGGCGACCCGAAGCAGCTGGGCCGCTTCGGCTTCTAG
- a CDS encoding ABC transporter ATP-binding protein, whose amino-acid sequence MQTSLSLSGATKRHGTGTGAVTALAGVDLDIQPGTLTAVMGPSGSGKSTLLHLAAGLDAPTSGDVRIGGRSVVGLDDDALTALRREQVGVVFQASNLVPSLTALENVQLPALLAGREPDRARIRALLDDLGLAGLGGRRPHELSGGQQQRFAIARALAHRPAIVLADEPTGALDSRASLEVQEILVAQAAAGQAIVVVTHDPVVAARAERIVLLRDGRIDGDLPRTDAAGIAQRMLAVAR is encoded by the coding sequence ATGCAGACCTCCCTCTCCCTCTCGGGCGCCACCAAGCGCCACGGCACCGGCACCGGCGCCGTCACCGCCCTCGCGGGCGTCGACCTCGACATCCAGCCCGGCACGCTCACGGCGGTCATGGGCCCCTCGGGCTCCGGCAAGTCGACGCTGCTGCACCTCGCGGCCGGGCTCGACGCGCCCACGAGCGGCGACGTGCGGATCGGCGGCCGCTCGGTCGTGGGCCTCGACGACGACGCGCTCACCGCCCTGCGCCGCGAGCAGGTGGGCGTCGTGTTCCAGGCGTCGAACCTCGTGCCGAGCCTCACGGCGCTCGAGAACGTGCAGCTGCCTGCGCTCCTCGCGGGGCGCGAGCCCGACCGCGCCCGCATCCGCGCGCTGCTCGACGACCTCGGGCTCGCGGGCCTCGGCGGGCGCCGGCCGCACGAGCTCTCGGGCGGGCAGCAGCAGCGCTTCGCGATCGCCCGCGCGCTCGCGCACCGGCCCGCGATCGTGCTCGCCGACGAGCCCACGGGCGCCCTCGACTCCCGCGCCTCGCTCGAGGTGCAGGAGATCCTCGTCGCCCAGGCCGCCGCGGGGCAGGCGATCGTCGTCGTCACGCACGACCCGGTCGTGGCCGCACGCGCCGAGCGGATCGTCCTGCTGCGCGACGGCCGGATCGACGGCGACCTGCCGCGCACCGACGCGGCGGGGATCGCGCAGCGGATGCTGGCGGTCGCGCGGTGA